In Microbacterium foliorum, the following proteins share a genomic window:
- a CDS encoding cation:dicarboxylate symporter family transporter — protein MAITTGFSLPGFHWRRGKQAWDRHTWLYVSVIIAVVLGAAVGLIWPEVGQSLEPIGMGFVSLIKMMIAPIIFCTIVVGVGSIAKAATVGKIGGLALLYFMVMSTFALAIGLVVGNIIHPGAGLDMANANYDTTDTEAKTTTEFILGIIPTTFFSAFTGESVLQVLFIALLVGFALQGLGDKGAPIMEAVKNLQKLVFRILGMILWLAPLGAFGAIAAVVGKTGIAAIWSLGVLMIAFYITCILFIVVVLGALLFAVTRVNIFSLVKYLAREYLLIVGTSSSESALPRLIAKMEHIGVSKPVVGITVPTGYSFNLDGTAIYLTMASLFIATGMGQPMTIGEQIGLLVFMIIASKGAAGVTGAGLATLAGGLQAYRPDLVDGVGVIVGIDRFMSEGRALTNFTGNAVATLLIGTWTREIDRERVQQVLSGALPFEESTLDGVDDHGMADESKAVDIQGLKESALDEMAAKEERARARAVQH, from the coding sequence ATGGCCATCACGACAGGGTTCTCGCTTCCCGGATTCCACTGGCGACGCGGCAAGCAGGCGTGGGACAGGCACACGTGGCTGTATGTCTCGGTGATCATCGCCGTCGTGCTCGGAGCGGCGGTCGGTCTCATCTGGCCCGAGGTCGGTCAGAGCCTCGAGCCGATCGGCATGGGCTTCGTGTCACTCATCAAGATGATGATCGCCCCGATCATCTTCTGCACGATCGTGGTGGGCGTCGGCTCGATCGCGAAGGCCGCGACCGTCGGCAAGATCGGCGGACTCGCGCTGCTCTACTTCATGGTGATGTCGACGTTCGCGCTGGCGATCGGTCTCGTGGTGGGCAACATCATCCACCCGGGTGCCGGGCTCGACATGGCCAACGCGAACTACGACACCACCGACACCGAAGCCAAGACCACGACCGAGTTCATCCTCGGGATCATCCCGACGACCTTCTTCTCCGCCTTCACCGGTGAGAGCGTGCTGCAGGTGCTCTTCATCGCGCTGCTGGTCGGCTTCGCGCTCCAGGGGCTGGGAGACAAGGGCGCCCCGATCATGGAGGCGGTCAAGAACCTCCAGAAGCTGGTGTTCCGCATCCTCGGCATGATCCTGTGGCTCGCGCCTCTCGGAGCCTTCGGAGCGATCGCGGCGGTGGTCGGAAAGACGGGCATCGCCGCCATCTGGAGCCTGGGCGTGCTCATGATCGCGTTCTACATCACCTGCATCCTGTTCATCGTGGTCGTGCTGGGGGCTCTGCTCTTCGCGGTGACGCGGGTGAACATCTTCAGCCTGGTCAAGTACCTCGCCCGCGAGTACCTGCTGATCGTCGGCACCTCGTCGTCGGAGTCCGCTCTTCCGCGCCTCATCGCCAAGATGGAGCACATCGGCGTCTCGAAGCCGGTCGTCGGGATCACGGTGCCCACCGGATACTCGTTCAACCTCGACGGCACGGCCATCTACCTGACCATGGCCTCGCTCTTCATCGCGACCGGCATGGGCCAGCCGATGACGATCGGCGAGCAGATCGGGCTGCTGGTGTTCATGATCATCGCGAGCAAGGGAGCCGCCGGTGTCACCGGCGCCGGACTCGCCACGCTCGCCGGTGGTCTGCAGGCGTACCGCCCAGACCTGGTCGACGGCGTCGGTGTGATCGTGGGCATCGACCGGTTCATGTCAGAGGGGCGCGCGCTGACCAACTTCACCGGCAACGCGGTCGCGACTCTGCTCATCGGCACCTGGACGCGTGAGATCGATCGCGAGCGTGTGCAGCAGGTGCTGAGCGGAGCCCTGCCGTTCGAAGAGTCGACGCTCGACGGCGTGGATGACCACGGGATGGCAGACGAGAGCAAGGCGGTCGACATCCAGGGTCTCAAGGAGTCGGCGCTCGACGAGATGGCCGCGAAAGAGGAGCGAGCGCGGGCTCGCGCAGTGCAGCACTGA
- a CDS encoding DUF5302 domain-containing protein gives MSTEEGASSSEEMKRKFKEALEKKNAHHRQGEAHLDGDSAVHGAPAPQTRREFRRKSG, from the coding sequence ATGAGCACCGAAGAAGGCGCCTCCTCCAGCGAGGAGATGAAGCGCAAGTTCAAGGAAGCGCTCGAGAAGAAGAACGCGCACCACCGGCAGGGCGAGGCCCACCTGGATGGCGACTCCGCCGTCCACGGCGCGCCCGCCCCGCAGACGCGGCGCGAGTTCCGACGCAAGAGCGGTTGA
- a CDS encoding DedA family protein, giving the protein MSVLVFGDAFFVVVPGEVAVTALGAIASTTGAPPLWAVIVCAAAAAAAGDTACYLIGRTVGTDRWRWMRAPRVRQALDWARRRLDGGTATVLFTARFVPFARLAINLVAGASRIHPGRYLLLVSVAALGWAGYQASVGAVVAALVPGGPVVAVLVSVAVAVGLGAVIDLVSRRARK; this is encoded by the coding sequence ATGAGCGTTCTCGTGTTCGGCGATGCGTTCTTCGTCGTCGTGCCGGGAGAGGTCGCGGTGACCGCACTCGGTGCCATCGCGTCGACCACCGGTGCTCCCCCGCTCTGGGCGGTGATCGTGTGCGCGGCAGCTGCGGCTGCGGCAGGAGACACCGCCTGCTATCTCATCGGTCGCACCGTCGGCACCGATCGCTGGCGATGGATGCGTGCGCCGCGTGTGCGCCAGGCCCTCGACTGGGCGCGGCGCCGTCTGGATGGTGGGACCGCCACGGTGCTCTTCACCGCACGTTTCGTGCCGTTCGCGCGTCTGGCGATCAATCTCGTCGCGGGCGCCTCGCGCATCCACCCCGGCCGGTACCTGCTGCTGGTCTCCGTGGCGGCTCTCGGGTGGGCCGGGTACCAGGCGTCCGTCGGCGCCGTCGTGGCCGCACTCGTGCCGGGTGGGCCCGTCGTGGCTGTGCTGGTGTCGGTCGCCGTGGCGGTCGGGCTCGGCGCGGTGATCGACCTCGTGTCCCGTCGTGCCCGGAAGTGA
- a CDS encoding GDSL-type esterase/lipase family protein produces the protein MTESFLPHMNGVTGSVLQILGHLERAGHEAHVIAPDALGMPAQVHGAAVEPMPSLALPGYRNVRVGTSPARQVAASLRRFAPDVVHLASPFALGWRGALAAEQLGVASVAAYQTDVAAYTQRYRIPAATGIAQSHIARLHRRATLTLAPSADSAQQLAALGVDRVRRWGRGVDADRFQSARRSATLRAEWGTEVVMIGYVGRLAPEKQVEDLAVLQTIPGTRLVIVGDGPTRPRLEALMPGALFLGHLEGDALAEAMASFDVFVHPGESETFGQTLQEAHASGVPVIATGRGGPLGLVRMGIDGWLYRPGDLDDLRMRVADLTGDARKRRAFGAAGREAVQGRSWATTCDQLLGHFDEAQELRAVDAGLRARRLTRPEPSVPVAARRWQRYVALGDSLTEGLCDPAPDGALRGWADRLALLLAARGGLHYANLAIRSKRVRDVCTTQLPRALELQPDLVSILIGANDLVKPNVDIPALAAELEGAITRLRSIGADVLLVTPFLPRRRAASMYTKRFAAFATALTGIAARTGAILIDTDLHPSLPDRPNWGEDLVHLSSRGHRFLAYRAGEVLAVPHADALGALDAALHENEPIGAGLWWRRHALPWVWRRLHGRTAGDGRVAKHDDYVYLGRSSAPRNVKVG, from the coding sequence GTGACAGAGTCCTTCCTTCCGCACATGAACGGTGTCACCGGATCCGTACTGCAGATCCTCGGCCACCTCGAACGCGCAGGCCACGAAGCGCACGTGATCGCACCGGATGCGCTCGGCATGCCGGCACAGGTCCATGGCGCAGCCGTCGAACCCATGCCCAGCCTCGCGCTCCCCGGCTACCGCAACGTACGGGTGGGAACCTCGCCTGCGCGACAGGTCGCGGCATCGCTGCGTCGCTTCGCTCCGGATGTCGTGCATCTGGCCTCGCCCTTCGCCCTCGGCTGGCGAGGCGCGCTCGCCGCAGAGCAACTCGGCGTTGCCTCGGTCGCCGCGTACCAGACGGATGTCGCGGCATACACGCAGAGGTACCGCATCCCTGCGGCGACGGGCATCGCACAGTCGCACATCGCGCGGCTCCATCGGCGGGCGACCCTGACACTCGCACCGTCGGCTGATTCGGCGCAGCAGCTCGCCGCGCTCGGTGTCGATCGAGTGCGTCGGTGGGGGAGAGGCGTGGATGCCGACAGGTTCCAGTCGGCCCGACGCAGCGCGACGCTGCGCGCGGAGTGGGGCACCGAGGTCGTGATGATCGGCTATGTGGGTCGACTCGCCCCGGAGAAGCAGGTCGAGGACCTGGCTGTGCTGCAGACGATCCCCGGGACGCGTCTCGTGATCGTGGGCGACGGACCGACCAGGCCCAGGCTCGAAGCCCTGATGCCCGGCGCTCTCTTTCTCGGGCACCTCGAGGGCGACGCTCTCGCGGAAGCGATGGCATCGTTCGACGTGTTCGTGCACCCGGGGGAGAGCGAGACCTTCGGCCAGACTCTGCAGGAGGCGCACGCGAGCGGGGTGCCCGTCATCGCCACCGGACGCGGAGGGCCCCTCGGCCTCGTGCGCATGGGGATCGACGGGTGGCTCTATCGGCCCGGCGATCTAGACGATCTGCGCATGCGCGTCGCCGACCTCACCGGGGACGCGCGCAAACGCCGGGCGTTCGGTGCAGCAGGGCGCGAGGCAGTGCAGGGTCGCAGCTGGGCGACCACCTGCGATCAGCTCCTGGGACATTTCGACGAGGCACAAGAGCTCCGGGCTGTGGATGCCGGACTGCGCGCTCGCCGCCTCACCCGCCCAGAGCCCAGCGTTCCCGTCGCCGCGCGTCGCTGGCAACGATACGTGGCACTCGGAGACTCGCTCACCGAGGGGCTGTGCGACCCGGCCCCCGATGGCGCGCTGCGCGGATGGGCTGACCGACTCGCGCTCCTGCTCGCCGCCCGAGGAGGGCTGCACTATGCGAACCTCGCCATCAGGTCGAAGCGCGTACGCGACGTGTGCACCACGCAGCTTCCGCGAGCACTCGAGCTCCAACCGGATCTCGTGTCGATCCTCATCGGCGCCAACGACCTCGTCAAGCCCAACGTCGACATACCGGCGCTCGCCGCAGAGCTCGAGGGTGCCATCACTCGGCTCCGGAGCATCGGAGCGGATGTCCTCCTCGTCACACCGTTCCTTCCCCGTCGGCGCGCGGCCTCGATGTACACGAAGCGGTTCGCGGCGTTCGCCACGGCGCTCACAGGCATCGCGGCGCGCACGGGTGCGATCCTGATCGACACGGACCTGCATCCGTCGCTCCCCGACCGCCCGAACTGGGGTGAGGACCTCGTGCACCTGAGCAGTCGAGGCCACAGGTTCCTCGCGTACCGGGCGGGTGAGGTGCTCGCGGTGCCGCACGCCGACGCACTCGGAGCACTCGATGCGGCTCTGCACGAGAACGAGCCGATCGGGGCGGGGCTGTGGTGGCGGCGGCACGCACTGCCGTGGGTATGGCGACGACTGCACGGACGCACGGCGGGTGACGGGCGCGTCGCGAAGCATGACGACTACGTCTATCTCGGGCGATCGAGCGCCCCGCGCAACGTCAAGGTCGGCTGA
- a CDS encoding polyribonucleotide nucleotidyltransferase: MEGPEITATEAVLDNGRFGTRTIRFETGRLAQQAQGAVAAYLDGETMLLSATSAGKHPREGFDFFPLTVDVEERSYAAGKIPGSFFRREGRPSTEAILVCRLIDRPLRPSFVDGLRNEVQVVITVMSIAPGEFYDALAINAASASTQISGLPFSGPVAGVRLAFIPGHGEHADQWVAFPNAEQVSEAVFDLIVAGRVVTKADGTEDVAIMMVEAEATEGSWNLIKAGATKPDETIVAQGLEASKPFIAQLVKAQAELASTSSKEPGVYPVFPAYSQEVYDFVAGRSYDDLVGVYQIADKVERQTSDDAIKDRVRAELIEATEAGNLPAAAPLEFSAAYKSVTKKIVRGRILTEGARIDGRGLADIRPLDAEVQVIPRVHGSAIFQRGETQILGVTTLNMLKMEQQIDSLSPVTSKRYMHHYNFPPYSTGETGRVGSPKRREIGHGFLAERALVPVLPSREEFPYAIRQVSEALSSNGSTSMGSVCASTLSLLNAGVPLRAPVAGIAMGLVSDEVDGETRYAALTDILGAEDALGDMDFKVAGTGEFITAIQLDTKLDGIPTSVLAGALTQARDARLTILNVLNAAIDAPDEMAPTAPRVISVQIPVDKIGELIGPKGKTINAIQDETGAQISIEEDGTVYIGATDGPSAEAARAQVNAIANPTNPEIGEQFLGTVVKIATFGAFVSLLPGKDGLLHVTEVRKLAGGKRVENVDDVLSVGQKILVKITKIDDRGKLSLEPVLDDAPAADAASGEEAAAE, encoded by the coding sequence TTGGAAGGTCCTGAAATCACCGCCACCGAGGCCGTTCTCGACAACGGCCGCTTCGGCACCCGCACCATCCGCTTCGAGACCGGCCGCCTCGCGCAGCAGGCTCAGGGCGCAGTCGCCGCGTACCTCGACGGCGAGACCATGCTCCTCTCGGCCACCAGCGCGGGCAAGCACCCCCGCGAGGGCTTCGACTTCTTCCCGCTGACGGTCGATGTCGAAGAGCGCTCGTACGCTGCAGGCAAGATCCCCGGCTCGTTCTTCCGTCGTGAGGGTCGTCCCTCCACCGAGGCGATCCTCGTCTGCCGTCTGATCGACCGTCCGCTGCGTCCGTCGTTCGTCGACGGTCTGCGCAACGAGGTCCAGGTCGTCATCACCGTGATGTCGATCGCTCCGGGCGAGTTCTACGACGCTCTCGCCATCAACGCCGCCTCCGCGTCGACGCAGATCTCGGGTCTTCCGTTCTCGGGTCCCGTCGCCGGTGTGCGCCTCGCGTTCATCCCCGGCCACGGCGAGCACGCCGACCAGTGGGTCGCGTTCCCGAACGCCGAGCAGGTCTCCGAGGCCGTGTTCGATCTGATCGTCGCCGGCCGTGTCGTCACCAAGGCCGATGGCACTGAAGACGTCGCGATCATGATGGTCGAGGCTGAGGCCACCGAGGGCAGCTGGAACCTGATCAAGGCCGGCGCCACCAAGCCCGACGAGACCATCGTCGCGCAGGGCCTCGAGGCATCGAAGCCGTTCATCGCTCAGCTCGTCAAGGCTCAGGCCGAGCTGGCATCGACCTCGTCGAAGGAGCCGGGCGTCTACCCGGTCTTCCCGGCATACAGCCAGGAGGTCTACGACTTCGTCGCCGGCCGCTCCTACGACGACCTCGTCGGCGTCTACCAGATCGCCGACAAGGTCGAGCGTCAGACGTCCGACGATGCGATCAAGGATCGCGTCAGGGCCGAGCTCATCGAGGCGACCGAGGCGGGCAACCTTCCGGCAGCCGCACCGCTCGAGTTCTCCGCGGCGTACAAGTCCGTCACGAAGAAGATCGTTCGCGGTCGCATCCTCACCGAGGGCGCACGCATCGACGGTCGTGGTCTGGCGGACATCCGTCCGCTCGACGCAGAGGTGCAGGTCATCCCGCGCGTGCACGGATCGGCGATCTTCCAGCGCGGCGAGACCCAGATCCTGGGTGTCACCACGCTGAACATGCTCAAGATGGAGCAGCAGATCGACTCGCTGTCGCCCGTCACGAGCAAGCGCTACATGCACCACTACAACTTCCCGCCGTACTCGACCGGTGAGACCGGCCGTGTCGGTTCGCCGAAGCGTCGCGAGATCGGGCACGGCTTCCTCGCCGAGCGCGCGCTCGTGCCGGTTCTGCCGAGCCGCGAGGAGTTCCCCTACGCGATCCGTCAGGTCTCCGAGGCGCTGAGCTCCAACGGCTCCACGTCGATGGGGTCCGTCTGCGCGTCGACCCTGTCGCTGCTGAACGCAGGTGTGCCGCTGCGTGCACCCGTCGCCGGCATCGCCATGGGTCTCGTCTCCGATGAGGTCGACGGTGAGACCCGCTACGCGGCGCTGACCGACATCCTCGGTGCGGAAGACGCTCTGGGCGACATGGACTTCAAGGTCGCGGGTACCGGTGAGTTCATCACCGCCATCCAGCTCGACACGAAGCTCGACGGCATCCCGACGTCGGTTCTCGCCGGTGCGCTGACGCAGGCCCGCGATGCTCGTCTGACGATCCTCAACGTCCTGAACGCCGCGATCGACGCGCCCGACGAGATGGCGCCGACCGCGCCTCGCGTCATCAGCGTGCAGATCCCGGTCGACAAGATCGGCGAGCTGATCGGCCCGAAGGGCAAGACGATCAACGCGATCCAGGACGAGACCGGTGCGCAGATCTCCATCGAGGAGGATGGCACCGTCTACATCGGCGCGACCGACGGCCCCTCGGCCGAAGCCGCCCGTGCCCAGGTCAACGCGATCGCCAACCCGACCAACCCGGAGATCGGCGAGCAGTTCCTCGGAACCGTCGTCAAGATCGCGACGTTCGGTGCGTTCGTCTCGCTGCTTCCTGGAAAGGACGGCCTGCTGCACGTCACCGAGGTGCGCAAGCTCGCCGGTGGTAAGCGTGTCGAGAACGTCGACGATGTGCTGTCGGTCGGTCAGAAGATCCTCGTGAAGATCACGAAGATCGACGACCGCGGCAAGCTCTCGCTCGAGCCCGTGCTCGATGACGCTCCTGCAGCGGACGCAGCATCTGGTGAAGAGGCCGCAGCCGAGTAA
- a CDS encoding aldo/keto reductase, with translation MRLFSVGAGASDERGQQSTAEHPSAPIPIVGPGIGESIRVPLGETGLDTFPLMLGAAEFGWNVDLETSHGILDRYVEFGGNAIHTADGFSGGRSEHIIGQWLQSRGRRDGVLLSVRIGAHADNPGLGSVNLVRAVEGSLTRLGVDRIDVLYLDATLDRTTNLEDTLATVEWMIDAGKIGALGAFGFAPERLVEARILASAGYPRVEVIDSPYNLIRRQPFEGDLRLVAGAQSLAVTPSHALEHGFLSGRHRSKALTSHGVRGEQLRGHLNRRGTKVLRALDQVATELEVPVAAVSIAWLLAQRTVAAPIVNTFATDHVDELMQGAGVTLSRAQVAELTRAGN, from the coding sequence ATGCGGTTGTTCAGCGTAGGCGCAGGAGCGTCGGACGAGCGAGGGCAGCAGAGCACGGCAGAGCACCCGTCCGCGCCCATTCCCATCGTCGGTCCGGGAATAGGAGAGAGCATCCGCGTGCCTCTCGGCGAGACCGGGCTCGATACCTTTCCCTTGATGCTCGGTGCGGCCGAGTTCGGCTGGAACGTCGATCTCGAGACGAGCCACGGCATCCTCGATCGATACGTCGAGTTCGGCGGCAACGCGATCCACACTGCCGACGGCTTCTCCGGTGGCCGCAGTGAGCACATCATCGGCCAGTGGCTGCAGTCCAGAGGACGGCGTGATGGCGTCCTGTTGAGTGTGCGGATCGGAGCCCACGCCGACAACCCGGGTCTCGGCTCCGTCAATCTCGTGCGCGCGGTCGAGGGCTCGCTCACGCGTCTGGGCGTCGATCGCATCGACGTGCTGTATCTCGACGCGACGCTCGACCGGACGACGAACCTCGAAGACACGCTCGCGACCGTCGAGTGGATGATCGACGCGGGCAAGATCGGCGCCCTCGGAGCGTTCGGATTCGCACCGGAGCGGCTTGTCGAGGCACGCATCCTCGCGTCCGCCGGGTACCCGCGCGTCGAGGTGATCGATTCTCCGTACAACCTCATCCGTCGTCAGCCCTTCGAGGGAGATCTGCGTCTCGTCGCCGGCGCACAGAGTCTCGCCGTCACGCCGTCGCACGCTCTCGAGCACGGTTTCCTGTCGGGCAGACACCGCAGCAAGGCACTGACCTCGCACGGCGTGCGCGGAGAGCAGCTGCGCGGTCACCTGAACCGTCGTGGCACGAAGGTCCTGCGCGCTCTCGACCAGGTGGCGACCGAACTCGAGGTTCCGGTGGCGGCCGTGTCCATCGCCTGGCTTCTCGCGCAGCGCACCGTCGCGGCTCCGATCGTCAACACCTTCGCGACCGACCACGTCGACGAGCTGATGCAGGGCGCCGGCGTCACGCTTTCGCGCGCACAGGTCGCCGAACTCACGCGCGCCGGCAACTGA
- a CDS encoding histidine phosphatase family protein gives MTHYIYLVRHGEHQDAEHGLADGPLSPRGQRQAELIADRLSGLPLDAVWHSPLLRANETARAIAQRLPSVDPEPTALLFDCVPTGMTDETPAAYEPFFGSVTEAELDAGRAQMFDAVNEFLVRKPGDVHEVLITHNFVISWFVREVLGAPEWRWMTLNQAHCGLTVIAQKQGRPWTLLTHNDTGHLPVELRTGIPDAMPV, from the coding sequence GTGACGCATTACATATATCTGGTCAGACACGGTGAACATCAGGACGCCGAACACGGTCTCGCCGACGGCCCCCTGTCGCCGCGCGGCCAGCGTCAGGCCGAACTCATCGCTGACCGGCTCTCAGGACTCCCGCTCGACGCCGTCTGGCACTCGCCCCTCCTGCGTGCGAACGAGACGGCTCGGGCGATCGCGCAACGACTTCCGTCGGTCGACCCTGAGCCGACCGCGCTGCTCTTCGACTGCGTTCCCACGGGTATGACCGACGAGACCCCCGCGGCCTACGAGCCGTTCTTCGGGTCGGTCACCGAGGCCGAGCTCGACGCCGGCCGTGCCCAGATGTTCGACGCGGTCAACGAGTTCCTGGTGCGCAAGCCGGGTGACGTGCACGAGGTGCTCATCACCCACAACTTCGTGATCTCATGGTTCGTGCGAGAGGTCCTCGGCGCCCCGGAGTGGCGGTGGATGACTCTGAATCAGGCGCACTGCGGGCTGACCGTGATCGCGCAGAAGCAGGGGCGTCCGTGGACGCTGCTCACTCACAACGACACCGGGCATCTTCCGGTCGAGCTGCGCACGGGCATCCCCGACGCCATGCCGGTCTGA
- the dapB gene encoding 4-hydroxy-tetrahydrodipicolinate reductase: MTTQVALVGGTGKLGSIIGAVIDGLEGFEVSRVLTSRSDLAELDGADLVIDATTPQVSVDVVRAAVERRINVLVATSGWSTERIALVRPLVENAGTGAVFIPNFSLGSVLGSALAAAAAPFFGSVEIVEAHHEAKVDSPSGTAVRTAELIAAARAEQGPVSAPHADQRARGQQVGSVPIHSLRRPGVIAKQEVILSGPGESLTFTHDTVEPALAYAPGIRLAVPFAAQANGVFVGLESMIDIGIRS, translated from the coding sequence ATGACCACGCAGGTAGCACTCGTCGGCGGAACCGGGAAGCTCGGATCGATCATCGGTGCGGTGATCGATGGGCTCGAGGGCTTCGAGGTGAGTCGCGTGCTCACCTCTCGAAGCGACCTCGCGGAGCTCGACGGGGCGGATCTCGTGATCGACGCCACCACCCCTCAGGTGAGCGTCGACGTCGTCCGCGCGGCGGTGGAGCGTCGGATCAACGTCCTGGTGGCGACTTCCGGATGGTCCACGGAACGCATCGCTCTGGTGCGTCCACTCGTGGAGAACGCCGGAACCGGGGCCGTCTTCATCCCGAACTTCTCGCTGGGATCGGTACTCGGCTCGGCACTCGCTGCCGCGGCCGCGCCGTTCTTCGGATCGGTCGAGATCGTGGAGGCGCATCACGAGGCGAAGGTCGACTCTCCGAGTGGCACCGCGGTGCGCACCGCCGAACTCATCGCAGCGGCTCGAGCCGAGCAGGGGCCCGTCAGCGCTCCGCACGCCGACCAGCGCGCGCGGGGGCAGCAGGTGGGCAGCGTGCCGATCCATTCGCTCCGGCGCCCTGGCGTCATCGCGAAGCAGGAGGTCATCCTCTCGGGCCCGGGCGAATCCCTGACGTTCACTCACGACACGGTCGAGCCTGCGCTCGCATACGCTCCGGGCATCCGGTTGGCAGTCCCGTTCGCGGCGCAGGCGAACGGGGTCTTCGTGGGGCTGGAGAGCATGATCGACATCGGCATCCGCTCGTGA
- a CDS encoding OsmC family peroxiredoxin — translation MPVTSEATTTWTGSLAEGSGTVAFSSSKLGTFPINWKARSEGSDTTTTPEELIAAAHASCFSMALSHALSENGTPPERVNTSASVTFKPGVGISGSHLNVNAVVPGLSPEDFQRIAAEAKTGCPVSQALAGIEITLEATLA, via the coding sequence ATGCCCGTCACCAGCGAAGCCACCACCACCTGGACCGGATCCCTGGCAGAGGGCTCGGGCACGGTCGCGTTCTCCTCGTCGAAGCTCGGAACCTTCCCGATCAACTGGAAGGCGCGCAGCGAGGGCAGCGACACGACCACGACCCCCGAGGAGCTGATCGCTGCGGCTCACGCCTCGTGCTTCAGCATGGCGCTGTCTCACGCACTCTCGGAGAACGGCACCCCGCCGGAGCGCGTCAACACCAGCGCGTCGGTCACTTTCAAGCCCGGAGTCGGGATCAGCGGAAGCCACCTGAACGTCAACGCCGTCGTTCCCGGGCTCTCCCCCGAGGACTTCCAGAGGATCGCTGCTGAGGCGAAGACCGGCTGCCCGGTCTCGCAGGCTCTCGCCGGCATCGAGATCACGCTCGAGGCCACCCTCGCCTGA
- a CDS encoding DUF4395 domain-containing protein, which yields MTTPAGIDPRGPRFAATITTVLLLAATFLGLIGISTARSFGWFAYQPLAAASFGSDTWAIVAASPGQRALDPGFLLTVVIALLFLWSVLSPATAPSGVVFRRFVRPRLAPPIELEDPRPPRFAQGVGLFVVTIGLALHLAGVPWALPIATAAAFIAAFLNAAFSFCLGCQIYLLLQRAGILGRRPSAA from the coding sequence ATGACCACTCCCGCAGGTATCGACCCCCGCGGTCCGCGCTTCGCGGCGACGATCACGACCGTGCTGCTGCTCGCGGCGACCTTCCTCGGACTCATCGGGATCTCGACCGCGAGGTCGTTCGGCTGGTTCGCCTATCAGCCGCTCGCAGCTGCGAGCTTCGGCTCCGACACATGGGCCATCGTCGCCGCGTCGCCGGGCCAGCGGGCGCTCGATCCAGGCTTCCTCCTCACGGTGGTGATCGCTCTGCTATTCCTGTGGAGCGTGCTCTCCCCCGCGACGGCACCCTCGGGCGTCGTGTTCCGCCGATTCGTGCGGCCCCGACTCGCACCCCCCATCGAGCTGGAGGACCCTCGCCCTCCTCGCTTCGCGCAGGGTGTGGGCCTCTTCGTCGTCACGATCGGACTCGCCCTGCACCTCGCCGGCGTGCCGTGGGCGCTGCCCATCGCGACCGCGGCTGCGTTCATCGCGGCCTTCCTGAATGCCGCGTTCTCGTTCTGCCTCGGCTGCCAGATCTACCTGCTGCTGCAGCGTGCGGGCATCCTCGGTCGGAGGCCATCCGCGGCCTGA
- a CDS encoding thioredoxin family protein: MSPGIALVVIGALLVIAAAVGIVLRILDGRRRGGGHLLFDPADAGAAQLGSHATLVQFSTEMCARCPQVRRMLSSYVAHSDGLHHLEVDLTHNPELSARYRVLQTPTTFVVDGSGAVRARFHGVPHRHALTEALAAV, from the coding sequence ATGTCGCCCGGAATCGCACTCGTCGTGATCGGAGCGCTGCTCGTGATCGCCGCCGCCGTCGGGATCGTGCTGCGGATTCTCGACGGACGGCGTCGAGGAGGTGGGCACCTCCTGTTCGATCCTGCCGATGCGGGTGCGGCGCAGCTCGGCTCGCACGCCACGCTCGTGCAGTTCAGCACCGAGATGTGCGCGCGCTGCCCCCAGGTCCGCAGGATGCTGTCGAGCTACGTCGCACACTCCGACGGCCTGCATCATCTCGAGGTCGACCTCACGCACAACCCTGAGCTCTCGGCGCGATACAGGGTCCTGCAGACCCCGACGACATTCGTGGTGGATGGCTCCGGCGCCGTCCGAGCGCGATTCCACGGCGTGCCGCACCGGCACGCACTCACCGAAGCCCTCGCCGCCGTCTGA